A genomic stretch from Arachis stenosperma cultivar V10309 chromosome 3, arast.V10309.gnm1.PFL2, whole genome shotgun sequence includes:
- the LOC130966938 gene encoding uncharacterized protein LOC130966938, whose protein sequence is MGSDSLPSTLTSTKPTPIPTNELDEEHDHDDSPSTAALLSFNTDSSSSSEPLSTSNNKPLFIVLILVTCISLSVASAFAYLFFSSRSPSSSSTTTASSLTSSASASPSPSPTPLPSVSHARPLTKLNRPKVILISSDGFRFGYQFKTPTPNIARLIANGTEAETGLIPVFPSLTFPNHYSIATGLYPAYHGIVNNHFLDPHSGDAFYMGAIDPKWWLGEPLWETVVKNGLNAATYFWPGTQVHKGPWNCPLNFCRHYNSSVPFEDRVDAVLSYFDLPSDEIPDFMTLYFEDPDHQGHKVGADDPQITEAVSRIDRMIGRLIFGLEQRGIFDDVTIIMVGDHGMVTTCDKKLIFLDDLAPWINVPDNWVISHTPLLAIMPPSGYSPSDVVAKMNQGLSSGKLENGRYLKVYLKEDLPSRLHYSASDRIPPIIGLLEEGFKVKQKRSKNKECGGSHGYDNEFFSMRSIFIGHGPQFARGRKIPSFENVQIYNLVTFILNIKGAPNNGSASFAKDVLLSAA, encoded by the coding sequence ATGGGTTCGGATTCTCTACCATCCACATTGACTTCAACCAAACCAACGCCAATTCCGACCAATGAACTCGACGAAGAACACGACCACGACGACTCTCCTTCTACTGCGGCTCTTCTCTCTTTCAACAccgactcttcttcttcttcggaACCTTTGTCAACTTCCAATAACAAACCCTTATTCATCGTTCTCATCCTCGTTACCTGCATTTCTCTCTCTGTAGCTTCTGCCTTCGCCTACCTCTTCTTCTCTTCCAGATCACCGTCATCTtcatcaacaacaacagcaTCATCACTCActtcttctgcttctgcttctccttctccttctccaacTCCTTTGCCTTCTGTGTCTCATGCTCGTCCTCTCACAAAGCTCAATCGCCCGAAAGTTATCCTAATTTCCTCAGATGGGTTTCGATTCGGGTACCAATTCAAGACCCCAACCCCTAATATTGCACGCTTGATTGCAAATGGAACCGAAGCTGAAACAGGTTTGATCCCAGTTTTTCCATCCCTAACTTTCCCAAACCACTATTCCATTGCCACTGGTCTCTACCCTGCATACCACGGCATCGTCAACAACCATTTCTTGGATCCACACTCTGGCGACGCTTTCTACATGGGAGCCATTGACCCAAAATGGTGGCTTGGTGAGCCTTTATGGGAAACTGTCGTCAAGAACGGTTTGAATGCTGCCACATACTTCTGGCCTGGCACTCAGGTACACAAAGGTCCTTGGAATTGCCCTTTGAATTTTTGTAGGCATTACAATAGTTCTGTTCCATTTGAGGATAGGGTTGATGCTGTTTTGAGCTACTTTGATTTACCTAGTGATGAAATCCCTGATTTCATGACACTTTATTTTGAAGATCCTGATCATCAGGGTCACAAGGTTGGTGCGGATGATCCTCAGATCACCGAAGCTGTTTCTAGAATTGATAGAATGATTGGTAGGTTGATTTTTGGTTTGGAACAAAGAGGGATTTTTGATGATGTTACTATTATTATGGTCGGTGATCATGGAATGGTTACTACTTGTGATAAGAAATTGATATTCTTGGATGACCTTGCTCCTTGGATCAATGTTCCGGATAATTGGGTCATTTCTCATACTCCATTACTTGCTATCATGCCACCTTCTGGTTATTCACCTTCAGATGTTGTTGCTAAGATGAACCAAGGATTGAGTTCTGGGAAACTTGAGAATGGGAGGTATTTGAAGGTGTATCTGAAGGAGGATCTGCCTAGTAGGCTTCATTATTCAGCCAGCGATAGGATTCCTCCGATAATTGGCTTGCTTGAGGAAGGCTTCAAGGTTAAGCAGAAGAGATCCAAGAACAAAGAATGCGGTGGTTCGCATGGATATGATAATGAATTCTTCTCCATGAGGAGCATTTTTATTGGACATGGTCCTCAATTTGCAAGGGGGAGGAAGATACCATCATTTGAGAATGTTCAGATTTATAATTTGGttacttttattctaaatattaAGGGCGCGCCTAATAACGGCTCTGCCTCATTCGCAAAAGATGTTCTTCTATCTGCTGCATAA